GGACAAGCTCAGGAGCTGCGGCTTTGCCGAAGTCGTTTTCACCAACGCCTCGGGTACGAGCGAGGTCGTAAAAGAGGTGCGCTGAAAACGGCCCCGGGCTTGACAAAATCCCGTCGGCCAATAATTTAATCACATATCCCGGTAAGACCGGGCTCGATATTAATAAACACCGGGGGCTTTGATTTGGACGGCGTCGGCACATTCCCTTTCGGCTGGGTGAGAGAGCCCGGCGGAGAGAACTGGCAGTTAATCTGGGACCAGAAGACGAAGGTCGTTTACGCCGTGGGCGTAAAGTCCGGGGAGGTCCTCCGGATAGGGAAGTCCTCGACGTGGATAGATGCGAAAGCGTTCGCCGACGAGGTCATGGAAAGCCCCGAAAGGTATTTGGCAACGCCGGCGGGCAAGGCTGTGTAACCCGCCCCGGCTTTCCTTTTTGATAACCCGGAACCCTGATATCCATACCTGCGGGCTTGTGTTTGGAGGGGTGTCCGGACCGTCTGCCCGGCTTCCGAGCCCGGCAACAGACCGCGCCTATGCATAGACTTACGAGGTACATGGAGCAGGAGCTCGTGTCCATCCCGTCGGGTAGCGGGAAAGTGGACGGGCTTTATTACTACAGCAAGGGCTCCTCTCACGACTCCCCGGCCGGCAACACCGCAATAATCCACATACACGGCTTTCTCGGGAATTTCCTCGACGGCTCCCAGCGCTTCCTGCCGCCCATACTCGCCGAGAGCGGGTATTCGTCGCTCGCGATAAACACCCGCATGGCCAACTTCGGCCTCTTCTTCGGCTTCGGGATAATCGACGACGTCCTTCCGCAGATAGACGCGGCGGCCGAATACCTTCTCAGGCTCGGCTTCGAGAACATCGTCATTTCGGGATACAGCCTCGGGACGTGCATGGTGCTGAGATACGCCGCCGAAAGGAACGACCCAGAGCGCTACCCGCATCTCAAGGGATTCATCTCCCTCGCGACGCCCTACTCCATGCCCGAATCCATACGCCGCCGCTGGAACAGGTGGGACAGCGAGCCCACGTACGACGAGGTATACCACGAGGCGAAGGAAATCCTGAAGCCCGACCCGTACACGGCGGGCCAGGACCGCACGATACTCATATACAAGGCGCGCGGGAACACGTACCTCCCGTGGCATACCGAAATATATACGTACAAAACGTGGTG
This sequence is a window from Thermodesulfobacteriota bacterium. Protein-coding genes within it:
- a CDS encoding alpha/beta fold hydrolase; the protein is MHRLTRYMEQELVSIPSGSGKVDGLYYYSKGSSHDSPAGNTAIIHIHGFLGNFLDGSQRFLPPILAESGYSSLAINTRMANFGLFFGFGIIDDVLPQIDAAAEYLLRLGFENIVISGYSLGTCMVLRYAAERNDPERYPHLKGFISLATPYSMPESIRRRWNRWDSEPTYDEVYHEAKEILKPDPYTAGQDRTILIYKARGNTYLPWHTEIYTYKTWWFLAGPEAETAKAHLMIEKVKLPILLIQGWHDEVVRPEETHDLVSIALESGNEDVSAFYVNAGHTFEGSERELGEIIVKWLDKRFKA